CACTTTGCCGATGGTAAAATCCCTGATGGTAAACTTATAGAATTAACGATAAGAGAGCGATGCTTCAAACCTGAATTTTCTGAGTTTAAGGGAAGGCTCTTCATACAAACAATGGGTATGGTAGTTGAACATGCGGCAGATCCCGGCGCATTTTCTCTGTATCGGCCGCTTACTATACGCAAGAATTCGGGAACGGGTATTATTGTCCGAAAGACACTTAGCGTGCCAAGCAATATAGTTTGTTGTTCGCTATTAAGCAGCCAGATCAGTTACACCAGCAAAAACAAAGATAATTCCACATTGATATCAGCATTGGGGATAAGTAAGGATGGAGGCAGGACATGGACGCCCGCTAAGGATAGCTCTTATGACTATTTCATGGATGAAGAAAACGGTATGTTACTCAGACGCTTTAGTAAAGTAGTAAGTGATGCTGACCGTGGAGACGCCTTAGGTTTCAGCACCTATGAACATTTTCAGCAGATATCCCGGAACGAGGGAAAAACATGGAGCGAACCGGAACGTATTGAAGCCACTGGTTCCAGGATGCTTAAGCTACAGAATGGAAAACTGTTTGGGATTACTGGAGAAAATCAAGGAGAACCCGGTTTTTATTATGCTGTTGCAAGAGCATGGCTCGGCACATGGCGGCATGATCTGAGCGGTATAGATTGGAAACCGGGAGGAACTGTGAAGGCTGAACCCAGACAGAGCGTTGAAGGATTTGATGAACCTCATGCGTGTCAGTTTCCGGATGGCAGGATATTTATTATCGGTCGTCAGTCTTCTATATTGCCTACTCATGATAGCCCTGGATTTACTTCCGTAAAGTTATTTGCTATCTCTGAGGACAACGGACGAACATGGAGCAAAGTAAAACCATTAACTTACGAAGATGGAACTTACGTTTACTCTTCTACTAGTTTTTCCGATACTTTCTGTTCATCTAAAAATGGGAAAGTGTATGTAATCATAAATATTAACGATGAACCAAGCCACGGCTGCGATCCTCGAACTACACTGCAAATAGCCGAACTTGACACCAGTACATGCTGCGTGGAAAAAGATATGATTGCCATTATAGATACTAAACACAAAGAACATTACAGCAAAGTGCGTTTTTCCAATTGGAGTATGATAGAGGATCGAGATACAAAAAATCTGCTGCTCTTCATGAAACTTGATATGTCTGAAGATTGCCCAATTCGGAATGGATATGATCTTAATTGCTACCGCTATGAGATAGAACTGCCGCAGTGTTAAGGAATCGCATTTGACAAAAGAATTTGGAAGGGGTAGGTTGGATAAAAAAGATCAGGGACAAATCAAACGGGAATGTATTGTAACAGGGTCAATCCCAGCAAAAAAGAAAGGAGGTAAGATAAGATGGGATAATAGAAAGCGAAGAAATGATTAAAAAGCAAGTTTTAGTAGGTAAACTATAAAAAGGAGATTAAAAATGAAGATTCTTAAAGCAGTAAAAGTAGGTTTTTTAGGTGGTTTGTGTGCATGTGTGATGATGTTTTCAATTCCAGACGTTTTTGCCGCTGATGTGGAATCAGAAACAGGGTTGGTTGCATATTGGAAATTCGACGAAGGTTCCGGAGCCCGTCTCGCAGATAGCAGTGGAAATTTTAACAGAGGAACCTCGTTGGGAGCTTCCTGGGTTGATGGAAAATTCGGCAAGGCTTTGCACTTTAACGGTAAGGATGATTATGTTGACTGCAGGAATACAGCAAGTTTTGCCCCAGAGAGTAATATTACTGTTTCTTTATGGGGAAAAAGAGACAGCAGAATTAGTTGGGCAGATGCATTTATTACAAAAGCGCATGGCGGATGGACTGCTTCTTACGCTATTAGAGAAAGCCGTTTTATAATAAATTTCGTAACGCAGGGTGAAAAAACAGTATATTTTGGTGATCAACCTTTTGGAGTATGGACCCATTATGCTTTTACTTATGACGGGTCAAAGATGAGAGGGTATATTAATGGTGTTGAAGTCGCTAAATCCCCTGTATCAGTAACTGATACCATTAAATATTCTTCTGCTCCCCTTATAATCGGAGCGCATGGGTCTACTGGAGCTGGTTCTTTGAACGGCGCAATCGACGAAGTCAGGATTTACAATAAGGCATTAAGCGCTGAGCAAATTAAAGAACTTTATCAAAAAAGTGACATATTATAAGACTATCACAGGTTCAGGTATAGGATGAGGGGACAGACATCAAAGATGCCCTGTCCCCGATATGAGCAAACTAATTGAAAGGGTATGGAAAATGGAAATTATTAAGATAATGAAGTTAAGTCTTTTAAGCATCCTGTATATGGCTGTAATTCTAATGAATCCAGTAAATGCACAAGCAGGCAAGAACCTTCTCACAAATTCTGGTTTTGAAGAAAAGGGGAAAGACTGGAAAAAAGATGGTGGGAGAGGACAAATTTACAAATGGGACGATAAAGTTAAAGAGAGCGATAAATATTCGGTGTCAGTTACACGAGAACAAGGTGCAAAGAGTGTTGCTCGGTGGTTTAGGTTTGTCTCTGTTAAAAGAGGTGAAGAATATCAACTTTCTTTTTCTTATAAAGTAAGCGATAAATTTTCTGGAGAAGCAGATGTGCTGGTTGATGGATGTAGAGTTAATGAAGAATCATGTTTGATAAGATTACCATTTCCAGGTGAAGCCATTAGCTGGCAAAAGCAGAATTTTGTTTTCTCTCCAGAGAAGACAGGCAAGATTTGTATTTCTTTACAGAATCGCGGAGAAGGAACTATATGGTATGACAATATCGTTTTGGAGAAGGCCAAACCATATGAGATGACAAATCTGATTCTCAATGCTGGTTTTGAAAAGGCCACCAAGAATGGGCTTCCAGCAGGAGGTTGGTGGACATATCCTTCATACATTGACCCGAAAAAGGCAAAGGTATATGTGGATACCAAGAATGCACATTCAGGGAAAGCTTCGGTTAAGATAGAGGTTAATGATAAACAATATGTGTGTTTTGTATCATCTCCCCATCCTGTAAATCCTGGAGATACATTATCTGTTAGCGCTTTTTATCGAACTAACCTAAGACCCTTCGAGCTTGATGCTGAAGCGCTTAAAAAAGAAGCGCAGCTTTCACATCCGAGAAGGAAAGGAGATCTTGTAAAACTAACTATTGGTTACCGGGATGTGTTAGGCCATTCATCTTATGGAGGCAGTAACGTAAAACAGATGGATATGAAACCGGTTACCAATGATTGGGAAAAGTTAGAAGGAACATGTACAGTCCCCGACAATGTGATACACGTAGAAGCTCAATTGGTTCTGAACGAATGTCTCGGAGAACTGTTGTTTGATGATTTGGTAATAAAGAAAATAAATCGATATTCTTTAAATCTTTCACCATATAGAGAAGAAGTTTGGCTGGGGGAGAATAGACTTTCTCTTGTCATGGAAAATTATACAAACGCAAGAGAAGAGTTGCAGTTAGAACTTTCACTTGATGGGAAATTGGTCGACAGTAAGTCATTCACTTCCACCGGGAATAAAGAGGAAACATTAGATATAGGATACAAGGTAGAGACTGTAGGTAAACACAAAGTAAAAGTTTCCCTTATAAACAAGAAAAATAATGATGCCCTTTTTACGGGAGAAAAACAGATTTCTGTTGCTAAAGTTTTAGAAACAACTTTAGTTTATCCAACATATGTATGGCCAGAAGAAAAAATAAAGGAAGTTACAGAGAGAATAAAAGTTAATTTGTCAGCAAAAGAATTCAAAAAATACATGTTGAAGATAAGAGTAACGAAAAATAGTCAAAAAATTAAAGAAGATATCATCCATATTGATAAGAATGAAGTTGCTTATAAGTGTCCGGTAAGTAGCTTTCAAAACGGTGATTATGAGATGGAAATAAGTCTTCTGGATAAAAATAATAAACATCTGTTTAGTGAAAAAGAAATTTTTCATATAATGGATCACAAGAAACCTATAATAAAGATTAAGAATGGGGTAATTTTGATTGATGATAAACCATTTTTCCCAATTGGCATGTATCAGGGCGCTTACTACGACGAATATTCTAAAGCCGGATTTAATTTTCTTCACCGTTATGGATTTGAAGGTAGTTTTGACAATGAGGATAACCTCTTGTCAGATAAGGCAGCAATGAAACAATTGGATACCACATGGAAATGTGGTCTTTTCACCTTGATGAGCACTCCAAGAGTCAAATTGTCCAAAGGGGACTTTGAAGGACTCAGGACTCGATTTAATGCCCTCAAGAGCCATCCTTCAATTATTGGTTATTATGAAGAAGAACATATGATACACGGAATTAGTTCCTACGAAAAAATAAAGAAATGGCATGATCTAATCAGAGAAATTGATCCCCATCGTCCAATTGCTATGGCTGATTGGTATTATGGAGATAAAAAGAAAGGATTTCCATACGAATTTTTAGATATTGCTATTGATTATTGGTATCCATTTCCACTCCGTGAGGGACAAACAGAGATTGTTCTTCCAGAATGGTTTATTACAGAGGTAAAAAAGGATAAAGCGATAATATGGTTAGCGCCACAATGCCATTGGGGATTCGGAGAGCCGCCGAAGGGTGCAAAACGGCAGCGATGGCCGCTTCCTGAGGAGTATAAAATACAGGCATATTTGTCCATTATCCATGGCGCTAAAGGACTATTTTACTTCGGTGGCCACATCTTCAAGGAGCGCGAAGCCGGCAATTGGGAATACCTCAAGAAGCTGGTTAGTGAACTCAGGGATATATCTCCGGTTTTCCTGGCTCCTACATCTAAGTCAAAAGTAGAAGTTACGGGGAGCGATAAGATTTCTACGCTCCTTAAAGAATATCAAGATTCCTATTACCTGATTACAGCTAATCGTGATGTCCCAATTGCTCATGTAACTTTTAACCTTCCGTTTATACCGGTTAAGATTAAAGTAAAAGATGAAGATAGGGAGATAATACCTCATGGGAAGAGTTTTAAGGATACTTTTGGAAAGTATGCTGTTCACGTTTATGAAATAAAAAAATAACATAGGAGAAAAAATGGTTAACAAAATTAGTGTAACTCGGGAGCTTGAACAAAGGGTAGAAGGTCAAACTGGATGGGTTCACGCGCAGTCTTATGCTTCACTAAAGGACAATAGTTTAGTTCGAGGTGTGGAAAGAAAGGATGCAGCAGTAATGCTCAGATCTGAAGATAACGGAAAAACATGGAAAGATACTCAGGTAGTTATCCCAAAGGAAAAGCTCCCTAATAAAAGAATCAGGGAAGGCGACATTAGTGCGTTTTATTTAGATTCAGATAATGGAATATTAGTACGATTTGTCCATGACCGTATTGTGAGTGACCAATCCTGTTATGAAGAATATGTTGAGGACTTTGCTAATGCCGGGAGCGAGAAAGGCCCTAAGACGAGTCGTCTTTTTTATGATATTTCTCGCGATGGCGGCAAAACTTGGGAAAAGAGGCAGCAATTAATTGAGAAAGGCGATGAATACAATTCTGAACATTGGGCAAAAGATGTTCTGTATGGAAAAAGTTCTCTTGTTCTGGAAGGAAGGCGTCTTCATAAACTGGCTGATGGGACTATTGTTGCGCCATGTTATCTCTGGCCAACAGACGAACAGATGAAGAAAATATTTCAGAAAGAAAACAGACCCCAGGAAATTTGGTATTTTAAAGGTTATGTATATACAGTATGTTTATTGGGTAGATGGCGTAAGGATCTAAGTGGTATTGACTGGAAAAGTGGTGGTCATATGCTGCTTCCCGGAGGTTATACTTCTGCCGGAGTATGTGGGTCTGATGAGCCAACAATAGCATATCTGGATGATGGAAGAATGTTTTGTGTTGTTCGGACATCTGCTTCACCTCGACATAATTTCAGAGAAACGAATATACCAGTACTACCTTATTGTGGAGTTTCAAAAGATAAGGGGATAACATGGCAGGATATTCGTCCATTGACCTATAGCGATGATTCATCTCTGTATTCTCCGTCAGCATATTCTGAATTCATCAAGTCATCGAAGAATGGCAAATGGTACTGGATAGCGAATATTCTTCCTGAACCGACGTATGGCCAATGTGACCCACGAGATATACTTCAAATTGCTGAACTCGATACAAAAACACTCGGTATTAAAAAAGAGACAATGGCAATTGTTGAAAACAGAGCGCCGGGTGACCCTGAACTTGTAAGATTTTCAAATTTCAGGGTTTATGAAGAACGGGAAACAAAAGATTTTATATTATTAATGACAAAGTCATACAGTGAACTAGAAAAAGATTATTTTAAATTACCCAGACCAAGTTACTGTTATAGGATACATTTTTAGTTCCCTGGTCAGAACAATTAACAAAAACGGTTTTATCTATTGACAAAAATTCATAGATTTGATATCGTAATCTTTGAAGAGAAGCTATAGTAATTTTGTTATAAAAGCGGTTTTGTAAAATATGATAACTATTTACGATGTAGCAAAAAAGGCAGGAGTTTGTCATGGTACAGTATCCCGCTGTCTTAACAATAAAGGCTATGTAAAAAAAGAAACTCGCCGTCGTATAGAAAGAGCAGCAAAGAAGCTGAAGTATACTCCCAATTATACTGCGCAAGTTTTAATAACAAAAAAGACTCAGATAATAGGTGTGCTAATTCCTGACATTTCCAATCCTTTCTACCCGCCTGTTACTAAGGGTGTTTACGACACAGTAAAAAAGAGTGGTTATCATATCATTTTAGGCAACAGCTACAATGAGTTAGAAGAAGAGAACAGCATACTAAAAAGTTTCCTATTTAGGGGGGTAGATGGAATAATATTTATATGCACAGAGAAAAAAGAGGAAGAAAGCACCTCTCAAATTCTTGAGGAATTTATAAAAA
This DNA window, taken from bacterium, encodes the following:
- a CDS encoding sialidase family protein codes for the protein HFADGKIPDGKLIELTIRERCFKPEFSEFKGRLFIQTMGMVVEHAADPGAFSLYRPLTIRKNSGTGIIVRKTLSVPSNIVCCSLLSSQISYTSKNKDNSTLISALGISKDGGRTWTPAKDSSYDYFMDEENGMLLRRFSKVVSDADRGDALGFSTYEHFQQISRNEGKTWSEPERIEATGSRMLKLQNGKLFGITGENQGEPGFYYAVARAWLGTWRHDLSGIDWKPGGTVKAEPRQSVEGFDEPHACQFPDGRIFIIGRQSSILPTHDSPGFTSVKLFAISEDNGRTWSKVKPLTYEDGTYVYSSTSFSDTFCSSKNGKVYVIININDEPSHGCDPRTTLQIAELDTSTCCVEKDMIAIIDTKHKEHYSKVRFSNWSMIEDRDTKNLLLFMKLDMSEDCPIRNGYDLNCYRYEIELPQC
- a CDS encoding sialidase family protein, which gives rise to MVNKISVTRELEQRVEGQTGWVHAQSYASLKDNSLVRGVERKDAAVMLRSEDNGKTWKDTQVVIPKEKLPNKRIREGDISAFYLDSDNGILVRFVHDRIVSDQSCYEEYVEDFANAGSEKGPKTSRLFYDISRDGGKTWEKRQQLIEKGDEYNSEHWAKDVLYGKSSLVLEGRRLHKLADGTIVAPCYLWPTDEQMKKIFQKENRPQEIWYFKGYVYTVCLLGRWRKDLSGIDWKSGGHMLLPGGYTSAGVCGSDEPTIAYLDDGRMFCVVRTSASPRHNFRETNIPVLPYCGVSKDKGITWQDIRPLTYSDDSSLYSPSAYSEFIKSSKNGKWYWIANILPEPTYGQCDPRDILQIAELDTKTLGIKKETMAIVENRAPGDPELVRFSNFRVYEERETKDFILLMTKSYSELEKDYFKLPRPSYCYRIHF
- a CDS encoding LamG domain-containing protein, which encodes MKILKAVKVGFLGGLCACVMMFSIPDVFAADVESETGLVAYWKFDEGSGARLADSSGNFNRGTSLGASWVDGKFGKALHFNGKDDYVDCRNTASFAPESNITVSLWGKRDSRISWADAFITKAHGGWTASYAIRESRFIINFVTQGEKTVYFGDQPFGVWTHYAFTYDGSKMRGYINGVEVAKSPVSVTDTIKYSSAPLIIGAHGSTGAGSLNGAIDEVRIYNKALSAEQIKELYQKSDIL